Part of the Candidatus Acidiferrales bacterium genome is shown below.
GCAGCAAGGACATCCTGGTGCCGGTGAGCGTGATCCCGACCGGGTCGCTGGCGCTGGACGCGGCGATGGGCGTGGGCGGGATGCCGCGCGGGCGAGTGATTGAGATTTTCGGGCCGGAGGCGAGCGGCAAGACCACCCTGGCGCTCCACGTCATTGCCGAAGCGCAAAAGCAAGGCGGCATGGCCGCGTTCATTGACGCTGAACATGCGCTCGACCCGAAGTACTCGCGGGCGCTGGGCGTGGACGTGGACAACCTGCTCGTTTCCCAGCCGGACTATGGCGAGCAGGCGTTGGAAATTACTGAGACGCTGATTCGTTCCGGCGGAGTGGACGTGGTGGTAATTGACTCGGTGGCGGCGCTGGTGCCGCGAGCCGAGCTGGAAGGCGACATGGGAGACGCCCAGATGGGACTTCAGGCGCGGCTCATGTCCCAGGCATTGCGCAAGCTTGCGGGCATCGTTTCCAAGTCCAAGACTTGCCTGGTCTTCATCAACCAGATGCGGGAAAAGATCGGCGTCATGTTCGGCAACCCCGAAACCACCACCGGCGGCCGGGCGCTGAAATTCTACTCGACCATGCGCGTGGACATTCGCAAGATCGCCTCCATCAAAGAGGGTGAACGGTTCATCGGCAACCGCACGCGGGCCAAGGTGGTGAAGAACAAGGTGGCGGCGCCTTTCCGCGAAGCGGAGTTCGACATCCTTTACGGTGAAGGCATTTCCCGCGAGGGCGACCTCCTCGACGTCAGCGTCGAGAAGGGAATCATCGAGAAAAGCGGTTCGTGGTTTTCCTTTGCCGGCGAGCGCATCGGCCAAGGGCGCGAAAATGCCCGCCTCTTCCTGAAAGAGAATCCGGACATCCGGGAAAAGCTGGAAACCCAGGCGCGCAAGGCCCTCGGCCTTGTCGTCCGGCCGGCCAACTCCCCTGCTCCGGCTGCTTCGGAGACAGCCAAAGCGAAATCAGCGCGCGGGTAGGCTTGCGCGCCTGGTTCTATGGCGGGAAGGGCGCGGTTCTCCAGGCCGCCTGCGCCCAAAAGAGCAAGGGTACCGTTCGGCGATTTTCAATTTTTTCTTGCCTCCTTGATGACGGTCTCTTAGAATTAGATCGCTTTCCCTACCCTTCTCCCCTGACTAAAAAAGGAGCAGAGAATTGTCTTCTTTGCGAAAGAAAATTTTGGCGCTTCTCTTGATCGCTCTGGTGGTTCCCTTTGCGCCGGCCTGGGCGGGGAAGCACACGGGTTTGCAAAAGTCCACGGTGGGGGCGAAGGCCAAGAAAAAGGGGCGAGGGCGATGGGTTGTGCCGACCTACGCCAACCCGACCGAAGGCGATGTGGCGGAAAGGGATGACCCGCGGGTGAGGCGCGCCGCCATTGACGCGCTTGGCCGGTGGAACGGCAGCGTCGTCGCCGTGGATGCGAACACCGGGCGCATTCTAACGGTCGTCAATCAGAAGCTCGCGTTTGATTCCGGCTTTCAACCCTGCTCGACGGTCAAGTTGGCGGTGGCGTACGCGGCGCTCAAGGAAGGCGTCGTCACCCAGGAAACCATGCTGCGGATTGGCCGGCGTCACTCGATGAACTTGACGGAAGCAATGGCGCACTCGAACAACCGCTATTTTGAGATTCTCGGCCGGCAACTCGGTTTTGAAAAAATTTCGCGCTACGCGCGGCTTTTGGGATTCGGGGAACTCTCCGGCTACCAGCTTGAGCGGGAGCGCCCCGGCGCGTTTCCTTCAACCGCGCCCGCCAACGGCGGCATCGGCCGCATGGCGAGTTTTGGCGAAGGCATTCATGTCACGCCGCTCCAGCTTGCCGCGCTGGTTTCCGCTTTCGCCAACGGCGGCAACCTCTATTACTTGCAGTACCCGCCCCGCCAGGGCGCGACCGCTGAGGTGACGCCGTTTGAGCCGCGGTTGAAGCGCAAAATTGAGATCGCCGACTTGCTGCCGGCCATGCGGGAAGGGCTGCTGGGCGCGGTCCTCTACGGGACAGCCCGCTATAGCTTTGTTCCCGATGCCGAAATCCTCGGCAAGACCGGGAGCTGCTCGGCCGAAGGCGCCAAGCTTGGCTGGTTCGCCTCCTATTCCGAGCGCCCGCAGAGGCTGGCGCTGGTGGTTTTATTGCGGGGTGGGTCGCGCCGGGTCATGGGCCCCAAAGCAGCCGAGATTGCCGGCGAAATCTACCGGGAACTTCAGGCAGAAAATTATTTTGCCTCTTCCTCGAGCGGCGCGAACAGCTCGCCGGAAACGCTCGCCGAGAACGGCTCGAGCTCCGGCGCCTCTCCCTTTGCGGCCCATCCCGCTCGGCGAAACCAGTGCCGTTCCAACTAATTTGGGCTAAGTTCTTCATGGACTCAGCACGTATGACTAATTA
Proteins encoded:
- the recA gene encoding recombinase RecA, with the protein product MTMADEKTKAIDLALTQIEKQFGKGSIMRLGSKDILVPVSVIPTGSLALDAAMGVGGMPRGRVIEIFGPEASGKTTLALHVIAEAQKQGGMAAFIDAEHALDPKYSRALGVDVDNLLVSQPDYGEQALEITETLIRSGGVDVVVIDSVAALVPRAELEGDMGDAQMGLQARLMSQALRKLAGIVSKSKTCLVFINQMREKIGVMFGNPETTTGGRALKFYSTMRVDIRKIASIKEGERFIGNRTRAKVVKNKVAAPFREAEFDILYGEGISREGDLLDVSVEKGIIEKSGSWFSFAGERIGQGRENARLFLKENPDIREKLETQARKALGLVVRPANSPAPAASETAKAKSARG
- a CDS encoding penicillin-binding transpeptidase domain-containing protein, whose translation is MSSLRKKILALLLIALVVPFAPAWAGKHTGLQKSTVGAKAKKKGRGRWVVPTYANPTEGDVAERDDPRVRRAAIDALGRWNGSVVAVDANTGRILTVVNQKLAFDSGFQPCSTVKLAVAYAALKEGVVTQETMLRIGRRHSMNLTEAMAHSNNRYFEILGRQLGFEKISRYARLLGFGELSGYQLERERPGAFPSTAPANGGIGRMASFGEGIHVTPLQLAALVSAFANGGNLYYLQYPPRQGATAEVTPFEPRLKRKIEIADLLPAMREGLLGAVLYGTARYSFVPDAEILGKTGSCSAEGAKLGWFASYSERPQRLALVVLLRGGSRRVMGPKAAEIAGEIYRELQAENYFASSSSGANSSPETLAENGSSSGASPFAAHPARRNQCRSN